From the genome of Trichosurus vulpecula isolate mTriVul1 chromosome X, mTriVul1.pri, whole genome shotgun sequence:
ACCCCAAGAACACAAAATATTTAAGGAAGGATGACCCATTTGATAAGAACTTCTGGgagagagggttggacttggtatcaggaagacatAGATTTGATTCCTGTCTCAGAGATTAGCTgattgaccctgagcaagtccttaACCTCTCCAAATCCGTTTCGTCAGCTATAAAGTGGGAGTCATAGTATCTATGTCACATAGTCAAATTAAATGGAATCCCTGTAAAACATTTCAGAAACTCAACGATGCTATAGCAGCGTCAGCTGTTAGTACTTTAACTTTGCATATCTGAAATCCCAACAAGTTTTGTGGTTCCAGAATAGGTAAGGTGGCTAGACACTGGTAAACAGCAAATACGAACTCACAGTTTTCAAAAGTGCTAGATCCAATTCTCCATTTTCTGATTTAGGTATAGCCTCTGCTAAATCCCAGAAGCTTAACTGACAccacccttctctccctcctcccacctccctcctcccacctccctcctcacacctcccacctcccacttccctcctccccccgcccaaGCCCAAGTTTATTCTAGTCGCTACCTAACATAGAACATAACCTTCTGTAAACATTTAACAATTCTATCAGAATGAACTCTTAGaagaacaaatattttatttcaattcaaaACTTTGTTGTTTAACCTGTTCAGATTATTTTACTAGATGAATGATCTGATGGAGCAGCACCACTTGTGAGTGGCAATTTCCCTACGAACTAAGAACAATGCGgctttgtatttcaaagtttcacAACAAAGCTAGAATGAGGCAAAACGCTGTTGCCATTGTCGTAGTGTTAATTTATTTGGCCCATTTTTCCCTGTGGCTGCCCCTGTACCTGGAGGATGTACCAGGTAACACAAATCTGTGTCTAGTTCACAGATGCTTCATTCTAAGAAAGCATGTGCACACATCTACCCATTTCCTTCTAGCAGGGATGCACATCAATTATATCTGATAAAGAGAGGATGTTCCTCATTAGCATCCCACCATCTCTTGACACGTTTCTAGAAACAATGAATGGTTTTCCCCACATTTTACAATGCATATTCTTTTGACCTTtaaagcagctgctgctgctcttggtgACCTTTGGTAGGTGCTCCTAGAAACCACGAaggtctcaatttctttttcttaatgtcTAAAATTCACACCAAGAGTAAATGTCAAATAGGCTAATTCAGATATCTAAGTAATGCCAATAATGTCTAATAATTATTAACATGCCATTTTAAgtatattatatagaaatataatgatACATTGGTAAACATGTCTAATGCCATTGTAGCTGGAAATTGTGGCAACTGAGGTTCTTATTGAAGTTATTCTTATAGCAAGGTAAGATTTAATTAAGACATTTATATGGCTAAACATTCCACTTTAAAATATTGCTAATTCAATATCATATTTAAAGACAAGAGCAAAACAATTTAACGACCGTGGTGTTGATCTGTAGTTGTGCAGCATGTGCAGCATCCGAAATCTTGCTGAGCGGGCAGTTCCTTCACAATCCTTTGGGTTGCTTTTAGTGGCAGTTGCTTCTTATCACTGAGTTCACCTGCCCTCCTTGCCACAACCCTTCCTGGAAAGCAGATTTACATTTCCTCCTCCTGGGGAGGGCTTGCAGAGGCAGCCATGGCAATACTGCTCTGTCCTTCTTGGCTCTCCTGTCCAGTTTCAGCCGAGGGATCACTGACTTCATGCTGGGCCTCTAAGTAGAAGATGGTATCTTGCACTTGCTCTCGGATCTGAGTAATCTGCACTTCTATGTGTTGATAGGCGTCCTTCAgaactttctcctcctccttatgCTGGTTTTCTAAGACAATTTGGTTGGCTATCaggttcttgtttttttcttgctCCTCCTTGAGCTCAGTGAAGAGTTCGGATACTTGTGCGTTCAGAAGGGTACACTTTTCCTCCGCAGCTTGCTTTTGTTTTAGTAAGTCATTTATTTCACATTCCTGTTTACTACATCTCTCAATTATTAAGGAAAGTTTAGCCTTCATGTTGTTAATTTCCTCATGGTACTCCCTTTCTATTTGCATTATCTTCTGTTCCCAAAAGATTTGCTGAGATTCAAGACGTTTTGACAGTGAATATGAGTACTCTAGCTGGAGAGCagtaattttctcttcatttgtgtCTTTCTCATACTGTCCCATATAGCTAGAGCTGTGGCATGTTTCTGACTGGACATAATTATTTTCAATATAGTCCCAGACTTTGTGGTCATTTACTTGCATCACATATGCGTGCTTTGTTTCATCAAAGTGCTTGTCAGCATGCCCTAACACAGCTCGTCCACACCCGAAATAGCCACAAATCAAACAAATATGGAGGCTTCCCGTAACCCCACATTCAAAACACCTAGCTTCTTCTTGCTCTGGCATATGGAAGTAACTGCACACTGGACACATCATGCTTGTTGGGTTCTGGTAACTCTCGTCCTCAAAGCTTTGGTCACATAACCAGGTGAGGATGCTTTGCATGGAATCACCGGTTCTCTCTAGACATACGGTGCACCGAGGAAGTTCTATAAGGTTTTTCATTGGAAAGCTGGCCCTATCTGATTTTAGTGC
Proteins encoded in this window:
- the LOC118832711 gene encoding BRCA1-associated protein-like, giving the protein MSDDQGKELSPAFAGSSLEETVPVPAEVEAAVAVPPQNPPSDLAQVGGLDDVEVWPAVEPDESECCFMDYSEIGFSVEVAETENESNSERESESQNENESEIGASAALDVQASQAGAQSWPEEEELHGFLHLYKATRKATTKERVMHRSMLGILNIPAMMTRDNLRSFLAPFQEVIDEVKIIKDATLSQYMALIKFVAEDIADNFYMVYNGCSFNEKDSEACQLVYVGRFEALKSDRASFPMKNLIELPRCTVCLERTGDSMQSILTWLCDQSFEDESYQNPTSMMCPVCSYFHMPEQEEARCFECGVTGSLHICLICGYFGCGRAVLGHADKHFDETKHAYVMQVNDHKVWDYIENNYVQSETCHSSSYMGQYEKDTNEEKITALQLEYSYSLSKRLESQQIFWEQKIMQIEREYHEEINNMKAKLSLIIERCSKQECEINDLLKQKQAAEEKCTLLNAQVSELFTELKEEQEKNKNLIANQIVLENQHKEEEKVLKDAYQHIEVQITQIREQVQDTIFYLEAQHEVSDPSAETGQESQEGQSSIAMAASASPPQEEEM